A genome region from Natronosalvus rutilus includes the following:
- a CDS encoding UbiA family prenyltransferase, with protein sequence MALARRGSGLGAGARAYWSQVHPVFMLPPLAASLFGAVLARGIDPGVAGVHVLAMFAAVYTAHLKDGYVDFHVRGEDNDHPLTVAGCRVGLLASSLLFAACCLFLFVAVNWVAVALTVPTWLVAYHHAPQLDTNPLTATTGYPLGIALSVLGGYYVQATGISLLALGFAVVFLVLLSGIKVIDDTQDYDYDRSIRKRTVAVVVGPDRAYTVAYGLMVTGLLVVTSLAVTRVFPPSSVLAVLAFGAVAVVARRAEPELATMLLIRGSYVFLAVLVAAVWFEPLEALFR encoded by the coding sequence ATGGCACTCGCCAGACGCGGGTCCGGACTCGGAGCGGGCGCTCGAGCGTACTGGTCACAGGTGCATCCGGTATTCATGTTGCCGCCGCTCGCCGCGTCGCTATTCGGTGCAGTTCTCGCTCGAGGGATCGACCCCGGCGTCGCGGGCGTGCACGTCCTCGCGATGTTCGCGGCGGTCTACACTGCCCACCTCAAGGACGGCTACGTCGACTTCCACGTTCGGGGCGAGGACAACGACCACCCGCTCACCGTCGCCGGCTGTCGCGTCGGTCTCCTTGCGTCGTCGCTCCTGTTCGCCGCGTGCTGTCTCTTCCTGTTCGTCGCCGTAAACTGGGTCGCCGTTGCGCTCACCGTTCCGACGTGGCTCGTCGCCTACCACCACGCGCCACAACTCGACACGAACCCGCTCACGGCGACGACCGGCTACCCGCTGGGAATCGCCCTGAGCGTTCTCGGCGGGTACTACGTGCAGGCGACTGGGATCAGCCTCCTCGCGCTCGGCTTCGCAGTCGTCTTCCTCGTCTTGCTGTCGGGAATCAAGGTGATCGACGACACACAGGATTACGACTACGACCGGTCAATTCGGAAGCGAACCGTCGCCGTCGTCGTCGGTCCGGATCGGGCCTACACCGTCGCCTACGGACTGATGGTCACGGGACTGCTCGTCGTCACGAGCCTGGCCGTTACCCGCGTGTTCCCTCCCTCGAGCGTGCTCGCCGTGCTCGCGTTTGGCGCGGTCGCCGTCGTCGCCCGGCGGGCGGAACCGGAACTGGCGACGATGCTCCTCATCCGGGGGTCGTACGTCTTTCTCGCCGTCCTGGTCGCCGCGGTCTGGTTCGAACCGCTCGAGGCGTTGTTTAGATAA
- a CDS encoding MFS transporter, with the protein MPDSSPAEPDPRRVVFAVVASTFFVGFGGGVVFPILPNLGEVLGISAVMVGLILSANRWTRLVANAPAGVLIDRIGTRTPFVVGLAIEGVATFGYVLAIYASRPDTPLGSAVGVVSSSPEAWFVLARVLWGLGSALVFATAYTITADVSEADSRGTSMGIVRAGITFGFPAGLVLGGIASEVYGNSTAFVLAAAFAGLASVIAYAVVPETHVEEHDTSVSPLDLEVTVPALTVGFVNFGLYFAYVGILFSTLVLYLGAESLTISTDVLGYAINFGEQGTSGMLMAITVLMGAIFTISGGVASDTVGARVPVLVGFLALNAVGFLVLTLAGSFAAVVVGCALIGAGQGGVGGPLTALLADLTPEDRMGRAMGTNNVLGDVGGGLGPLVSLPLARTIGFEVMYAASAGIALLAGLLLVVGIYVHTGSVSPSVEESII; encoded by the coding sequence GTGCCCGACTCGAGCCCTGCCGAACCTGACCCTCGCCGCGTCGTGTTCGCCGTCGTCGCGAGTACCTTCTTCGTCGGCTTCGGCGGCGGGGTCGTCTTCCCAATTTTGCCGAACCTCGGCGAGGTGCTCGGCATCTCGGCGGTCATGGTGGGACTCATCCTCTCGGCGAACCGCTGGACGCGGCTGGTGGCGAACGCGCCTGCAGGCGTGCTCATCGACCGGATCGGTACCCGCACACCGTTCGTCGTCGGACTGGCGATCGAGGGCGTGGCCACCTTCGGCTACGTGCTCGCGATTTACGCCTCGAGGCCCGACACGCCCCTCGGTTCGGCGGTGGGCGTCGTTTCCTCGAGCCCGGAAGCGTGGTTCGTGCTCGCCAGGGTTCTCTGGGGCCTCGGAAGCGCGCTCGTGTTTGCGACGGCCTACACCATCACCGCGGACGTGAGCGAGGCCGACTCTCGCGGGACGAGCATGGGCATCGTCCGGGCGGGAATCACGTTCGGGTTTCCGGCGGGACTGGTACTCGGCGGGATCGCGAGCGAGGTGTACGGCAACTCGACGGCGTTCGTCCTCGCGGCGGCCTTTGCCGGGCTGGCGAGCGTCATCGCCTACGCCGTGGTTCCGGAGACCCACGTCGAGGAGCACGACACGTCGGTGAGCCCGCTCGACCTCGAGGTGACGGTGCCGGCGCTGACGGTCGGCTTCGTAAACTTTGGGCTCTACTTCGCCTACGTCGGCATCCTGTTCTCGACGCTGGTGCTCTACCTCGGGGCCGAGTCGCTCACCATATCGACCGACGTACTCGGGTACGCGATCAACTTCGGGGAGCAGGGTACCTCGGGGATGCTCATGGCGATCACCGTGCTGATGGGCGCCATCTTCACCATCTCGGGCGGCGTCGCGAGCGACACCGTCGGCGCTCGCGTGCCGGTTCTCGTCGGCTTCCTCGCGTTGAACGCGGTCGGCTTCCTGGTGTTGACCCTCGCGGGCTCGTTCGCCGCCGTCGTCGTCGGCTGTGCGCTGATCGGTGCCGGACAGGGTGGCGTGGGCGGCCCGCTGACCGCACTTCTGGCCGACCTCACGCCCGAAGACCGAATGGGGCGAGCGATGGGAACCAACAACGTGCTCGGAGACGTCGGCGGTGGACTCGGCCCCCTGGTGTCCCTCCCGCTGGCGAGGACTATCGGCTTCGAGGTGATGTACGCCGCCAGCGCGGGAATCGCCCTCCTCGCGGGACTCCTCCTGGTCGTCGGCATCTACGTTCACACGGGGAGCGTTAGTCCGTCCGTCGAGGAGTCGATTATCTAA
- a CDS encoding methionine adenosyltransferase — protein MSERNIRVERIDRRAVEDQEVEIVERKGIGHPDSICDGIAESVGSALAREYLDRVGKVLHFNTDETQLVAGEAAPAFGGGEVVDPIYILIVGRATKHYEGQTIPTERIALTAAREYLEAEIPKLTFGEDVVVDVKLGEGSGDLQDVFGEEEVQVPMANDTSFGVGHAPLSETEEIVYNAEQRLNREFAAENPYLGSDVKIMGKREGDSIDVTVAAAMIDEHVPDMDAYVDAVASVREYVADVASEYTDRDVSVYVNTADAVEAGSIYLTVTGTSAEQGDDGSVGRGNRANGLITPNRSMSMEATSGKNPVNHIGKIYNLLSTDIAENVVSEVDGIRDLRVRLLSQIGRPIDEPHVADVHVVTEDDVDLETVRPEIEAIVDDGLANVTDITQRVIDGELDTF, from the coding sequence ATGAGCGAACGGAACATCAGGGTCGAACGGATCGACCGTCGAGCGGTCGAGGACCAGGAGGTCGAAATCGTCGAGCGAAAGGGGATCGGTCACCCCGACTCGATCTGCGACGGAATCGCCGAGAGCGTCGGTAGCGCACTCGCCCGCGAATACCTCGACCGGGTCGGGAAGGTGCTTCACTTCAACACGGACGAGACCCAGCTGGTCGCCGGTGAGGCCGCCCCCGCCTTCGGCGGCGGCGAAGTCGTCGACCCCATCTACATTCTGATCGTCGGTCGCGCGACCAAACACTACGAGGGCCAGACCATCCCCACCGAGCGCATCGCGCTGACGGCTGCCCGGGAGTACCTCGAGGCCGAGATACCCAAGCTCACCTTCGGCGAAGATGTCGTGGTCGACGTGAAACTGGGCGAGGGGAGCGGCGACCTGCAGGACGTCTTCGGGGAGGAAGAAGTACAGGTACCGATGGCCAACGACACGAGCTTCGGCGTCGGTCACGCGCCGCTGTCGGAGACCGAAGAGATCGTCTACAACGCCGAACAGCGACTCAACCGCGAGTTCGCCGCCGAGAACCCGTACCTCGGTTCGGACGTGAAGATCATGGGCAAGCGCGAGGGCGACAGCATCGACGTGACCGTCGCCGCAGCGATGATCGACGAGCACGTGCCCGACATGGACGCCTACGTCGACGCCGTCGCGTCGGTACGCGAGTACGTCGCCGACGTCGCGAGCGAGTACACCGACCGCGACGTCTCGGTCTACGTCAACACCGCCGACGCCGTCGAGGCAGGGTCGATCTACCTGACCGTTACCGGTACCTCTGCCGAACAAGGCGACGACGGGTCCGTCGGCCGCGGCAACCGTGCCAACGGCCTCATTACTCCCAATCGGTCGATGTCGATGGAGGCCACGAGCGGGAAGAACCCGGTCAACCACATCGGCAAGATCTACAACCTCCTCTCGACGGACATCGCCGAGAACGTCGTGAGCGAAGTCGACGGCATCCGCGACCTCCGCGTGCGCCTCCTGAGCCAGATCGGGCGACCGATCGACGAACCCCACGTCGCGGACGTCCACGTCGTCACCGAGGACGACGTCGATCTCGAGACCGTCCGCCCCGAAATCGAGGCCATCGTCGACGACGGCCTCGCGAACGTGACGGACATCACCCAGCGCGTCATCGACGGCGAGCTGGATACGTTCTGA
- a CDS encoding arsinothricin resistance N-acetyltransferase ArsN1 family B, with the protein MEQTIRLATEGDADAITAIYTPIVKQTHISFETHPPTVEEMAQRIRTTVERLPWLVCEYDGQITGYVYASTHNERPAYQWAVDVSVYVNEAWQRKGIASALYESLFALLDLQGLRNAYAVIALPNPRSVAFHESLGFETVGVYRNVGYKNGTWHDGGHWELSLQSLGTPPSPPTPLEELRNTDGYTSALLTGESSLRS; encoded by the coding sequence ATGGAACAGACAATTCGGCTGGCAACGGAGGGAGATGCAGATGCTATTACAGCGATTTATACACCGATCGTCAAGCAGACGCACATTTCATTCGAAACTCATCCCCCGACCGTCGAAGAGATGGCTCAACGCATCCGAACCACTGTGGAACGACTTCCGTGGCTGGTGTGTGAGTACGACGGCCAAATAACGGGCTACGTGTACGCGAGCACGCACAACGAACGCCCAGCGTACCAGTGGGCGGTCGACGTCTCGGTATACGTGAACGAGGCCTGGCAGCGGAAGGGGATTGCGAGCGCGCTCTACGAATCGCTCTTCGCGCTCCTGGACCTGCAGGGATTGCGCAATGCGTACGCTGTAATCGCACTGCCGAACCCTCGGAGCGTCGCGTTTCACGAATCGCTTGGATTCGAAACGGTCGGTGTGTACCGCAACGTCGGATACAAGAACGGAACGTGGCATGATGGGGGTCACTGGGAATTATCACTCCAGTCGCTTGGGACACCTCCATCGCCGCCGACCCCTCTCGAGGAACTCCGGAACACCGACGGATACACCAGTGCACTCCTGACAGGTGAATCGTCGCTTCGGTCGTGA
- a CDS encoding DJ-1/PfpI family protein, which produces MGKDILMIVGDFGEDLEIMVPFQALQMVGHDVDAVCPDKEAGETVKTAIHDFRGDQTYLEERGHDFELNATMDEVDPADYDALCVPGGRAPEYLRTYDEVIDAVQHFFEEDKPVATLCHGPQILAAADVLEGYQMTSYPAVRAECEAAGCSWVDGVVRDGNLVTGQAWPDHAEWLAEFLDLLGTDISPAEPATAD; this is translated from the coding sequence ATGGGCAAAGACATCCTCATGATCGTCGGTGACTTCGGTGAAGACCTCGAGATAATGGTCCCGTTCCAGGCGTTGCAGATGGTCGGCCACGACGTCGACGCCGTGTGTCCGGACAAGGAAGCGGGCGAGACGGTCAAGACGGCGATTCACGACTTCCGCGGGGATCAGACGTACCTCGAGGAGCGCGGTCATGACTTCGAGTTGAACGCGACGATGGACGAGGTCGACCCCGCCGACTACGACGCGCTGTGCGTCCCCGGCGGCCGCGCGCCGGAGTACCTCCGGACCTACGACGAGGTCATCGACGCCGTCCAGCACTTCTTCGAGGAAGACAAACCCGTGGCGACGCTGTGTCACGGCCCGCAGATCCTCGCCGCGGCGGACGTCCTCGAGGGCTACCAAATGACCTCGTACCCGGCGGTCCGCGCGGAGTGTGAGGCCGCCGGCTGTTCGTGGGTCGATGGCGTCGTCCGCGACGGAAACCTCGTCACTGGCCAGGCCTGGCCCGACCACGCCGAGTGGCTCGCGGAGTTCCTCGATCTGCTCGGAACGGACATCAGTCCCGCCGAGCCCGCAACGGCCGACTGA
- the cyaB gene encoding class IV adenylate cyclase has product MYEVELKVEVPATLEAVRACLESLGATHEATVVQADTYYDAPHRSFAESDEALRIRREAVDGSDADADTDTAVALHDVDHEARVTYKGPLLEDDSKTRAEHETAVGDGETMDAALTKLGFEPVATVKKRRDRYSLEGYTVTLDAVEGAGEFVEVEADAETEAEIEEVREGAAAILERLDLDPSAQLRTSYLELVLEG; this is encoded by the coding sequence ATGTACGAAGTCGAGCTCAAGGTCGAGGTTCCTGCGACCCTCGAGGCGGTCCGGGCGTGCCTCGAGTCCCTCGGCGCGACGCACGAGGCGACGGTCGTCCAGGCGGACACCTACTACGACGCCCCCCACCGGTCGTTCGCCGAGTCCGACGAAGCGCTGCGCATTCGGCGAGAAGCGGTAGACGGTTCGGACGCCGACGCAGACACCGACACCGCCGTCGCTCTCCACGACGTCGACCACGAGGCTCGAGTGACCTACAAGGGGCCGCTGCTCGAGGACGACTCGAAGACCCGCGCCGAACACGAGACGGCCGTCGGCGACGGCGAGACGATGGACGCCGCGCTCACGAAACTCGGCTTCGAGCCCGTCGCGACGGTCAAAAAACGCCGCGACCGTTACTCGCTCGAGGGGTACACCGTCACGCTCGACGCCGTCGAGGGGGCCGGCGAGTTCGTCGAGGTGGAGGCCGACGCTGAGACCGAAGCCGAGATCGAGGAAGTCCGCGAGGGAGCGGCAGCGATCCTCGAGCGTCTCGACCTCGATCCCTCGGCACAGCTTCGAACGTCGTATTTGGAGCTCGTGCTCGAGGGGTGA
- a CDS encoding FKBP-type peptidyl-prolyl cis-trans isomerase, giving the protein MTEEEEAETSADDVETEAEDTEVEESESEAENGFQPGDFVKIAYTARTVEGDQLVDTTDAEVAEEEGVDAQDREFAPRTIVLGEGHIFGAVEDAIIGSEAGEEGEVTISAEEAFGEYDNDALETISADKIDEDDRYPGAHVHVDGRHGYISTIVGGRARVDFNHPLAGEDVEYEYEVVEEVDDREEQAAGLFGMYLETEPDLWIETDEVEEEVPVEPDEDDEEDEDAEPEFETEVVEKETLYVESTPQMAMNQQWMFQKQQIAQDVMDKVGVDRVIVQEVIEGMGGMMGGMGGMMGGMGGGGEADLEAALEDADVDADEIVEELEAEANDE; this is encoded by the coding sequence ATGACCGAGGAAGAGGAGGCCGAGACATCGGCCGATGACGTCGAAACGGAAGCCGAAGACACCGAAGTCGAGGAGAGCGAATCCGAGGCCGAGAACGGGTTCCAGCCCGGCGACTTCGTGAAGATCGCCTACACCGCCCGCACCGTCGAGGGCGACCAGCTCGTCGACACGACCGACGCCGAGGTCGCCGAGGAGGAGGGTGTCGACGCCCAGGACCGAGAGTTCGCCCCGCGAACGATCGTCCTCGGAGAGGGCCACATCTTCGGCGCCGTCGAGGACGCCATCATCGGCAGCGAGGCCGGCGAGGAGGGCGAGGTCACCATCTCCGCCGAGGAGGCCTTCGGCGAGTACGACAACGACGCCCTCGAGACGATCAGCGCGGACAAGATCGACGAGGACGACCGCTACCCCGGCGCGCACGTCCACGTCGACGGCCGCCACGGCTACATCAGCACTATCGTCGGCGGGCGCGCCCGCGTCGACTTCAATCACCCCCTCGCTGGCGAGGACGTCGAGTACGAGTACGAGGTCGTCGAGGAAGTCGACGACCGCGAGGAGCAGGCCGCCGGTCTCTTCGGGATGTACCTCGAGACCGAGCCCGACCTCTGGATCGAAACCGACGAGGTCGAAGAGGAGGTTCCCGTCGAGCCTGACGAAGACGACGAGGAAGACGAAGACGCCGAACCCGAGTTCGAGACTGAAGTCGTCGAGAAAGAGACCCTCTACGTCGAGTCCACGCCCCAGATGGCGATGAACCAGCAGTGGATGTTCCAGAAGCAACAGATCGCCCAGGACGTCATGGACAAGGTCGGCGTCGACCGCGTCATCGTCCAGGAAGTCATCGAGGGCATGGGCGGCATGATGGGCGGTATGGGTGGCATGATGGGTGGCATGGGCGGCGGTGGCGAAGCCGACCTCGAGGCCGCACTCGAGGACGCTGACGTCGACGCCGATGAAATCGTCGAAGAACTCGAAGCCGAAGCTAACGACGAGTAA
- a CDS encoding sensor histidine kinase, which yields MALGAAYVALSVLPAAFPGSEELPWGALLVVVVLTAGPGLVLLYGGYRLPQSAVHAALYGRIASWCLGAVGVMATIFALSSLVSDLASVVPNVLILTALSALAGFGMGVYDAQARTRAREAEQRSQELAYQNNRLESFAGMLAHELRNPLTIAKGYHEQSRPRDEDAARQVSLAHERIEEMIDILLVIVHESPVHVDEERVDLAGVAEQAWNATEETATATLVLDTDRSIHGDAMHLHHLLANLFQNSLEHAHEGVTVRVGDLEDGFFVEDDGPGIPPEMHSQVVEPGFTTSSRGTGLGLTLVIQLAAIYDWDWALAESGDGGARFEFTEVDLEQPTTETRAIRFRDPNRP from the coding sequence ATGGCGCTCGGCGCTGCCTACGTCGCGTTGTCCGTCCTCCCCGCCGCTTTTCCCGGGAGCGAGGAGTTACCATGGGGCGCCCTCCTGGTCGTCGTCGTCCTGACGGCCGGGCCGGGACTGGTTCTGCTCTACGGCGGCTATCGACTGCCACAATCGGCGGTTCACGCGGCGCTCTACGGCCGGATCGCCAGCTGGTGTCTCGGCGCGGTCGGGGTCATGGCAACCATCTTCGCCCTCTCGAGTCTCGTCAGTGACCTGGCGAGTGTCGTCCCGAACGTGTTGATCCTCACTGCGTTGAGCGCCCTCGCCGGTTTCGGAATGGGCGTCTACGACGCCCAGGCGCGGACGCGAGCACGGGAGGCCGAACAACGAAGCCAGGAACTCGCCTACCAGAACAATCGGCTAGAGAGTTTCGCTGGGATGCTCGCCCACGAACTTCGGAACCCGCTGACGATCGCCAAGGGATACCACGAGCAGTCTCGCCCGCGGGACGAGGACGCCGCCAGGCAGGTGTCACTCGCCCACGAACGCATCGAGGAGATGATCGACATTCTCCTCGTCATCGTCCATGAATCGCCCGTCCACGTCGACGAGGAGCGAGTCGACCTCGCTGGCGTGGCCGAGCAGGCGTGGAACGCCACCGAGGAAACGGCGACGGCCACGCTCGTCCTCGACACCGACCGATCGATCCACGGTGACGCGATGCACCTGCATCACCTGCTGGCGAACCTCTTTCAGAACAGCCTGGAGCACGCTCACGAGGGCGTGACCGTTCGCGTCGGCGACCTCGAGGACGGCTTCTTCGTCGAGGACGACGGCCCCGGTATTCCGCCGGAGATGCACAGCCAGGTCGTCGAACCGGGTTTTACGACGAGTTCGCGTGGGACTGGGCTCGGCCTGACGCTCGTCATCCAATTAGCCGCGATCTACGACTGGGACTGGGCGCTCGCCGAGAGCGGAGACGGCGGCGCGCGATTCGAGTTCACCGAGGTCGACCTCGAGCAGCCGACTACAGAGACTCGAGCAATCCGTTTTCGAGACCCGAACCGCCCGTAA
- a CDS encoding RAD55 family ATPase, with amino-acid sequence MVGRLETGIDVLDRKLDGGLPPGCVVAYTASPASQSELLLYELTAARGTLYLTTERTDDTVRHAIESSMSRVGSPTVRRVTDSDPLEEATRLISALPDGANLIIDTMDVLERADGEDYLEFLNELKSHMLETGSIAVLHCLKRPNPPDNRPTTEHVADAVFDLRTSLEGTEIENHLAIPKFRGGGASPEIIKLQLSEQVEIDTSRDIA; translated from the coding sequence ATGGTTGGTCGGCTGGAAACGGGTATCGACGTGCTGGATCGGAAGTTAGACGGCGGATTGCCCCCGGGTTGTGTCGTCGCCTACACCGCGAGTCCCGCCAGCCAGTCGGAACTGCTCCTGTACGAACTGACGGCCGCTCGCGGCACCCTGTACCTGACGACGGAGCGAACCGACGACACCGTCCGCCACGCCATCGAATCCTCGATGAGCCGCGTCGGCAGTCCCACCGTTCGCCGAGTCACCGATTCCGACCCCCTCGAGGAAGCGACCCGCCTCATCAGCGCCCTGCCCGACGGCGCGAATCTCATCATCGACACGATGGACGTCCTGGAGCGCGCCGACGGCGAGGACTACCTCGAGTTTCTCAACGAGCTCAAGTCCCACATGCTCGAAACTGGCTCGATCGCCGTCCTCCACTGTCTCAAACGACCCAACCCGCCCGACAACCGGCCGACCACCGAACACGTCGCCGACGCCGTCTTCGACCTGCGGACCTCCCTCGAGGGGACGGAAATCGAAAATCACCTGGCGATTCCGAAGTTCCGGGGTGGCGGCGCCTCCCCCGAGATCATCAAACTCCAGCTCTCCGAGCAGGTCGAGATCGACACGAGTCGGGACATCGCGTGA
- the dacZ gene encoding diadenylate cyclase DacZ, protein MVELGDVFGDLFSDVDAVALFAPSGSYYDRLAAVDDLEVIVVGTENTVSAETFVELPLEFQDVSERIRFGLEGGLEQGIIEDGDELACATSVFGDGIDTVSRVRANIDNQSGIYNLFAKSRADPDVIKAVLELAVELGKKGQKGKPVGALFIVGDAGKVMNKSRPLSYNPFEKSHVHVGDPIVNVMLKEFSRLDGAFVISDSGKLVSAYRYLEPSAEGVDIPKGLGARHMAGGAITRDTNAIAIVLSESDGMVRAFKAGEIILEVDPEEY, encoded by the coding sequence ATGGTCGAACTAGGCGACGTATTCGGGGATCTCTTTTCGGACGTCGATGCAGTCGCACTCTTTGCCCCCAGCGGGTCGTACTACGACCGCCTGGCGGCCGTCGACGACCTCGAGGTGATCGTCGTCGGAACCGAAAACACCGTCAGCGCCGAGACGTTCGTCGAACTTCCCCTCGAGTTCCAGGACGTCTCCGAGCGGATCAGGTTCGGACTCGAAGGTGGTCTGGAACAGGGCATCATCGAGGATGGCGACGAACTGGCCTGCGCGACGAGCGTCTTCGGCGACGGCATCGACACCGTCTCGCGGGTCCGGGCGAACATCGACAATCAGTCGGGTATCTACAATCTCTTCGCGAAATCGCGGGCCGACCCCGACGTCATCAAGGCCGTCCTCGAACTGGCGGTCGAACTCGGGAAGAAGGGCCAGAAGGGCAAACCCGTCGGCGCGCTGTTCATCGTCGGCGACGCCGGCAAAGTGATGAACAAGTCCCGGCCGCTCTCGTATAACCCCTTCGAGAAGTCTCACGTCCACGTCGGCGATCCGATCGTGAACGTCATGCTCAAGGAGTTCTCACGACTCGACGGCGCGTTCGTCATCTCGGACTCGGGGAAACTCGTCTCGGCCTACCGCTACCTCGAGCCCTCCGCGGAGGGCGTCGACATCCCGAAGGGGCTAGGCGCCCGGCACATGGCCGGCGGGGCGATCACGCGAGATACGAACGCGATCGCGATCGTCCTCTCCGAGAGCGACGGGATGGTGCGCGCGTTCAAAGCCGGCGAGATTATCCTGGAGGTCGACCCGGAGGAGTACTGA
- a CDS encoding mechanosensitive ion channel domain-containing protein yields MEIQTLVDEPVVIALAVLVLGLVVGYVVGRLNEELLRAAEVPEAVEGTPFERTAQSLGTSTVKIVARLSSWFIYGIALLTAIHIAQLLPTEAFWETIWTFVPQVFVAVLVVLVGFVVADKAELAVSEYLRGVKLPEVSIIPRVVKYSVLFVAFLIALAQINVAVLPLLILLTVYTTGLVLVGAFAFKDFLVSSAVGIYLLLNQPYGIGDRVEIGDHAGIVQEVDLFVTKIESDSREHVIPNRVVFEDGFVRIRD; encoded by the coding sequence ATGGAGATACAGACGCTCGTCGACGAACCCGTCGTGATAGCGCTGGCCGTGCTGGTTCTCGGCCTCGTGGTCGGGTACGTCGTCGGTCGACTGAACGAGGAACTCCTCCGGGCGGCCGAGGTTCCGGAGGCCGTCGAGGGAACGCCATTCGAGCGAACCGCCCAGTCGCTCGGTACCTCGACGGTCAAGATCGTCGCTCGACTCAGCTCCTGGTTCATCTACGGCATCGCGCTGTTGACGGCGATTCACATCGCCCAGCTCCTGCCGACGGAGGCGTTCTGGGAGACCATCTGGACGTTCGTTCCGCAAGTGTTCGTCGCGGTCCTCGTCGTCCTCGTCGGGTTCGTCGTCGCCGACAAGGCCGAACTGGCCGTCAGCGAGTACCTTCGGGGGGTCAAACTTCCCGAGGTCTCGATCATCCCCAGAGTCGTCAAGTACTCCGTCCTCTTCGTTGCCTTTCTCATCGCGCTCGCCCAGATCAACGTGGCGGTCCTGCCGCTTCTGATCCTCCTGACCGTCTACACCACCGGCCTCGTCCTGGTCGGTGCGTTCGCGTTCAAGGACTTCCTCGTCTCGAGTGCGGTCGGCATCTACCTGCTGCTCAATCAGCCCTACGGGATCGGCGATCGCGTCGAAATCGGTGACCACGCGGGGATCGTCCAGGAGGTCGACCTCTTCGTGACGAAGATCGAGTCGGACTCGAGAGAACACGTCATCCCGAACCGCGTGGTCTTCGAGGATGGGTTCGTCCGGATCCGGGACTGA
- a CDS encoding metal-dependent hydrolase: MPSTVVHVGLAGLVGVALLADRFDTRAVLFVMAVTALVDLDTLLGIVVPGTHRAAFHNLWIVLLPALVLYWDWRRDQSVVRSRWGAYGYRISWVTLVAVLFAHVLLDAFYNGANLFWPVHDRFFDLSGKFLLTDQRGFVQTFVELESSKAGTTISESTARGTTADTHYSTGFDPSRGSDPEPEGVERIFPIASSGELFVVTLVGYLTVGYRVLESRWRRE; encoded by the coding sequence ATGCCGTCGACCGTCGTACACGTCGGGCTGGCGGGCCTGGTCGGGGTCGCCCTCCTCGCCGATCGCTTCGATACGCGAGCGGTCCTGTTCGTCATGGCCGTGACTGCCCTCGTCGACCTCGATACGCTACTCGGCATCGTCGTTCCCGGAACCCACCGCGCTGCCTTCCACAACCTCTGGATCGTCCTGCTTCCCGCACTCGTCCTGTACTGGGACTGGAGACGCGACCAATCGGTCGTCCGCTCGCGGTGGGGCGCCTACGGCTACCGGATCAGTTGGGTGACCCTCGTTGCGGTCCTGTTCGCCCACGTCCTGCTCGACGCGTTCTACAACGGCGCCAACCTCTTCTGGCCCGTCCACGACCGGTTCTTCGACCTCTCGGGGAAGTTTCTGCTCACCGACCAGCGCGGGTTCGTCCAGACGTTCGTCGAACTCGAGTCCAGCAAAGCTGGAACGACGATCTCCGAATCGACGGCCCGCGGCACGACAGCGGATACCCACTACTCGACGGGCTTCGATCCCTCGCGCGGGTCGGATCCCGAACCCGAAGGCGTCGAGCGAATCTTTCCGATCGCGAGTTCCGGCGAGCTGTTCGTCGTCACGCTCGTCGGGTACCTGACCGTCGGGTATCGAGTGCTCGAGTCGCGTTGGCGGCGCGAGTGA